The following proteins are co-located in the Poecile atricapillus isolate bPoeAtr1 chromosome 2, bPoeAtr1.hap1, whole genome shotgun sequence genome:
- the UTP23 gene encoding rRNA-processing protein UTP23 homolog, translating to MGVTRQKHAKKIMGFYKHNFQFREPFQVLLDGTFCQAALRNKIQIREQLPGYLDGAAQLCTTRCVIKELESLGKALYGAKLIAQRFHLRNCSHHKNPVSGSTCLLSMIEDGNPHHFFIATQDQDLSNKVKKKPGIPLLFIIQNTMVLDKPSPKSLAFVQKLQTNQLVPEYQKQSIVELKEKEGLVKQEGEKRRKRKRAGGPNPLSCLKKKKKKTQEGQEPSAEKKKRRKRKRNRVKAEAMQSVQKNEGE from the exons ATGGGGGTGACGAGACAGAAACACGCTAAGAAGATCATGGGTTTCTACAAGCATAACTTCCAGTTCCGAGAGCccttccaggtgctgctggacGGCACCTTCTGCCAGGCCGCGCTTCGCAACAAGATCCAGATCCGGGAGCAGCTGCCCGGGTACCTGGACGGCGCCGCGCAGCTCTGCACCACGCG ATGTGTTATAAAAGAACTTGAATCACTGGGGAAAGCACTGTATGGAGCAAAATTAATTGCCCAGAGATTTCATCTTCGAAACTGTTCTCACCATAAGAATCCTGTGAGTGGTTCAACCTGCTTACTTTCCATGATTGAAGATGGCAACCCTCATCACTTCTTTATTGCTACACAG GACCAGGACTTATCaaacaaagtgaaaaagaagCCTGGCATTCCTCTTCTCTTTATTATTCAGAACACTATGGTGCTGGACAAACCTTCTCCTAAATCTTTGGCATTTGTTCAAAAGTTGCAGACAAATCAGCTTGTTCCAGAGTACCAAAAACAAAGTATTGTGGAGcttaaagaaaaagagggaCTAGTAAAGCAAGAAggtgaaaagagaagaaaacgCAAAAGGGCAGGCGGCCCAAATCCTCTCAGCtgtctgaagaagaaaaagaagaaaacacaggaGGGTCAGGAGCCTTctgctgaaaagaagaaaagaaggaaaagaaaacgaAATAGAGTTAAAGCAGAAGCCATGCAGTCAGTGCAGAAAAATGAAGGAGAATAA